The segment AACGCCTCGCTCTGTTGTCACTGACGCAGTTTCACCGCATCTTGCCAGCCAAGGAGACGTCCACGTTTGCGTTATCGTTTGTTGCGACTTCATCTTCGACCGCCTCGGCGGGGCGTAATCGTTCAGAGACCCCTGGACCTGGAAGCCCTGGGATGCGCCATCTATTTAGATGAACACACCTCGATGAAAAAGGTGGGGTCCGCGCTTGATGCACTTGGTGTTGAGATTAAAGGGCGTATTGGACAATAAAACGGACCGCGCGAGAAAGGAGCGAGGCAGTCAACGAAAAGAGATCACCTCCCACCCCCGGGCCAGGGCATGCTGGTACAAGACCGGATCTGGATCTACGGCCACGGGGTGGGACACAGCCTCCAGCATCGGCAGGTCGTTGCGTGAATCACTGTAAAACAAAGCCCTCTCCAGGGAGTGGGGCTTATCTTTGAGCCACTGACGAAGCCGAACCACCTTTCCCTCCTGAAAACAGGGAACGCCCAACGGACGGCCCGTGAAGACATCATCAACCATTTCCAGATCCGTGGCCAGCAGGTGCTCCACCCCAAACGCCGCAGCAATCGGTGCGGTGACAAACCGATTGGTTGCCGTAACAATCACCACCGTATCCCCTTCCCTTTGGTGACGTTCGATGCGCTCCCGACCTCGTGGCAGCATGATGGGCCGGATCATCCGTTCCATGAACTCCCCCCGCCACCTCTCCAGGACCGCCAACCGATGCCGGGTCAAAATTCCCAGTTGGAACGCCAGATAGGCCTCCATATCCAGGACTCCCTGGGCATAATCCTGATAGAACTTCAGATTCGTCGTCTCGTAGGACTCCCCATCCACAATACCTTGCTCCACCAGAAACCGACCCCAGAGATAGTCGCTGTCTCCGCCCAGGAGGGTGTTGTCCAGATCGAAAAGGGCTAGATGCATGCAAATACCTTTAGATTTCGGAAGAGCTGCATTTCAACTTCTCAATGACAGGCAGCCTGATGCCATGGTTCGGGATGCTCAAATATTTTGCATTGACCCACATGAATGGCTGAATGAAAGGGCCAACCAAAAACAGAAAAAGCACCGTCGTCACTCCCATGGGCCCACCAAGAATCCAACC is part of the Magnetococcales bacterium genome and harbors:
- a CDS encoding HAD family hydrolase, coding for MHLALFDLDNTLLGGDSDYLWGRFLVEQGIVDGESYETTNLKFYQDYAQGVLDMEAYLAFQLGILTRHRLAVLERWRGEFMERMIRPIMLPRGRERIERHQREGDTVVIVTATNRFVTAPIAAAFGVEHLLATDLEMVDDVFTGRPLGVPCFQEGKVVRLRQWLKDKPHSLERALFYSDSRNDLPMLEAVSHPVAVDPDPVLYQHALARGWEVISFR